The Streptococcus viridans genome includes a window with the following:
- a CDS encoding DUF1149 family protein — MDIQREKEFVSQYHYDARNFEWEKENGTPETKVDVNFQLIQRDTELKTTSLIVILTYMIVFDGFVISGTITQINHIHNRLVNEPSEFSKEEVEELARPCLNMLNRLTYEVTEIALDLPGINLEF; from the coding sequence ATGGATATTCAACGTGAAAAAGAATTCGTCAGCCAGTATCATTATGATGCTCGTAACTTTGAATGGGAAAAAGAAAATGGAACTCCCGAGACGAAAGTAGACGTTAACTTTCAATTGATTCAACGCGATACAGAGTTAAAAACAACCTCTTTAATCGTTATTTTGACCTATATGATTGTCTTTGATGGCTTTGTCATCAGCGGGACCATTACCCAAATCAACCACATTCACAATCGTTTAGTCAACGAGCCAAGCGAATTCAGCAAAGAAGAAGTAGAAGAACTAGCTCGTCCTTGCTTGAATATGCTGAATCGTTTGACCTATGAAGTTACTGAAATCGCCCTTGATTTACCAGGAATCAATTTGGAGTTTTAA
- a CDS encoding PTS fructose transporter subunit IIABC produces MKIQDVLNKNVMLFDLQATDKEGVINEMVQSLVDNGVVTDFETFKTGIMNREAQTSTGLGDGIAMPHSKNEAVKEATVLFAKSNKGVDYASLDGQPTDLFFMIAAPEGANDTHLAALAELSKYLMKPGFADKLRQASTPEQVIAAFDAEEQVAAAEEAKKAEAVKEAASSDKPLIVAVTACTTGIAHTYMAEEALIKKGEEMGVTVRVETNGASGVGNRLTAEEIAKAEGVIIAADKAVETARFDGKKLISKPVAAGIRQTEELIQTILDGKAEVFHAEYAAEASASQEKLSLGGAFYKHLMSGVSQMLPFVIGGGILIALAFLIDQILGVPQDQLSQLGSYHELAAQFKTIGGAAFGFMLPVLAGYIGFSIAEKPGFVAGFVAGSIASSGSAFGNIAFGAAKGELPAAVSSGFLGALVGGFLAGGVVLFLRKALAGLPRSLEGIRSILLLPLLGVGLTGFLMFLINIPMSAINTSLNNFLTSLSGSSAVLLGLLVGGMMAVDMGGPVNKAAYVFGTSTLTASALTSGGSTVMAAVMAAGMVPPLAVFVASVLFKDKFTEEERNSGLTNIIMGLSFITEGAIPFGAADPARAIPSFIAGSALTGALVGLAGLKLMAPHGGIFVIALTSNPLLYILFVLIGAVVSGILFGLLRKPKN; encoded by the coding sequence CGTGATGTTGTTTGATCTTCAGGCAACAGATAAAGAGGGCGTGATCAATGAGATGGTCCAATCGCTCGTTGACAATGGTGTGGTGACAGATTTTGAAACCTTCAAGACTGGGATTATGAACCGTGAAGCACAAACTTCAACTGGTTTGGGTGACGGAATTGCTATGCCGCACAGCAAAAATGAAGCTGTCAAAGAAGCAACGGTCTTGTTTGCAAAATCAAACAAAGGTGTTGATTACGCATCACTTGATGGGCAACCGACTGATTTGTTCTTCATGATCGCAGCTCCAGAAGGAGCAAACGACACTCACTTGGCAGCCCTTGCTGAATTGTCTAAGTACTTGATGAAACCAGGATTTGCGGATAAACTTCGCCAAGCAAGCACGCCTGAGCAAGTGATCGCAGCCTTTGATGCGGAGGAGCAAGTAGCTGCAGCAGAAGAAGCCAAAAAAGCAGAAGCAGTCAAAGAAGCAGCATCATCTGACAAACCTCTGATCGTTGCCGTTACAGCATGTACAACTGGTATCGCCCACACTTACATGGCAGAGGAAGCCCTCATCAAAAAAGGTGAAGAAATGGGTGTTACGGTTCGTGTTGAAACAAATGGGGCATCCGGTGTCGGCAACCGCTTGACAGCTGAAGAAATCGCCAAAGCTGAAGGAGTGATCATTGCAGCTGATAAGGCAGTTGAAACAGCTCGTTTCGATGGCAAAAAATTGATCTCTAAACCAGTCGCAGCTGGTATCCGTCAAACCGAAGAATTGATCCAAACCATCTTAGATGGCAAAGCAGAAGTCTTCCACGCAGAATATGCTGCAGAAGCTAGCGCAAGCCAAGAAAAATTGAGCTTGGGTGGAGCCTTCTACAAACACTTGATGAGTGGGGTTTCTCAAATGCTTCCATTCGTTATCGGTGGAGGGATCTTGATCGCCCTTGCCTTCTTGATCGACCAAATTCTTGGGGTGCCTCAAGATCAATTGTCTCAACTTGGTTCATACCATGAATTAGCAGCTCAATTTAAAACAATCGGTGGTGCAGCCTTTGGCTTCATGCTTCCTGTACTTGCAGGGTACATCGGATTCTCCATCGCTGAAAAACCTGGTTTTGTAGCAGGTTTCGTTGCTGGTTCCATTGCGAGCTCAGGTTCAGCATTTGGTAACATCGCTTTCGGTGCTGCTAAAGGTGAATTGCCAGCCGCCGTATCATCTGGTTTCCTTGGAGCTTTGGTAGGTGGTTTCCTTGCGGGTGGAGTCGTTCTCTTCCTACGCAAAGCCCTGGCAGGTCTTCCACGTTCACTCGAAGGTATCCGCTCGATCCTTCTCTTGCCATTACTTGGTGTTGGTTTGACAGGATTCTTGATGTTCCTTATTAATATTCCAATGTCAGCGATCAATACCTCTTTGAACAACTTCTTGACTAGCTTGTCAGGTAGCTCTGCAGTTCTTCTTGGTCTCCTTGTTGGTGGTATGATGGCTGTCGATATGGGTGGACCAGTCAACAAAGCAGCTTATGTATTTGGTACAAGTACGTTGACAGCTTCAGCCCTTACTAGTGGTGGTTCAACCGTTATGGCGGCTGTTATGGCAGCTGGTATGGTTCCTCCATTGGCAGTCTTTGTAGCATCTGTCTTATTCAAAGACAAATTTACAGAAGAAGAGCGCAACTCAGGTTTGACAAACATTATCATGGGTCTTTCCTTCATCACAGAAGGTGCCATTCCATTCGGTGCAGCTGACCCAGCTCGTGCCATCCCAAGCTTCATCGCTGGTTCTGCTTTGACAGGTGCCCTTGTTGGTCTTGCAGGATTGAAACTCATGGCTCCTCACGGAGGAATCTTCGTTATCGCCCTTACATCAAATCCACTTCTTTACATCTTGTTCGTATTGATCGGTGCAGTTGTAAGTGGTATCTTGTTCGGATTGCTTCGCAAACCTAAAAATTAA